Proteins encoded within one genomic window of Formosa agariphila KMM 3901:
- a CDS encoding IS256 family transposase — MKPEDLLNEDFLKQFKNAPELTSFLEQLHKRGIEKLLEGELDAHLDYDKHKKSKAANLRNGYTKKKLKSVLGETEIQVPRDRDSSFNPLIVKKRESTTEGIENIIISLYAKGMSNSDIEEQIRELYDFNISTSTISRITDKITEDVIAWRNRPLEATYLIVWMDGIVFKVRENSKVINKTIYIAVGLRTDGKKEVLGLWLGKNESSAFWMSVLTDIKARGTQDILITATDNLNGFTDTIKTIFPKSTTQICVVHQIRNSCRYVVWKDKKEFTRDMKQIYTAPTKEAAKAALNDFKTKWDSKYSYAIKSWENNWDELTVFFDFPIEIRTIIYTTNLIENLNGKIRKYTKNKLSFPTDEAVMKSVFLALRESTKKWTMPIRNWGVILNQFLAIFENRIKL; from the coding sequence ATGAAACCAGAAGATTTATTAAACGAAGACTTTTTAAAACAATTCAAGAATGCACCAGAGCTAACATCCTTTTTAGAACAGTTGCACAAACGTGGTATTGAGAAGTTACTAGAAGGGGAACTAGATGCCCATTTAGACTACGATAAGCACAAAAAAAGTAAAGCAGCCAACCTTCGAAATGGTTACACTAAAAAGAAATTAAAATCCGTTTTAGGAGAAACAGAGATTCAAGTTCCTCGAGACCGTGATAGTTCTTTTAATCCTTTAATTGTAAAGAAAAGAGAAAGTACAACAGAAGGCATCGAAAATATTATTATATCGCTTTATGCCAAAGGCATGAGTAACAGTGATATTGAAGAACAAATACGTGAGCTGTACGATTTTAATATTTCTACATCCACTATTTCAAGGATTACAGATAAGATTACAGAAGATGTTATTGCTTGGCGGAACAGGCCTTTGGAGGCCACTTACCTAATTGTTTGGATGGATGGCATCGTATTTAAAGTTAGGGAAAACTCTAAAGTCATAAACAAGACTATTTATATTGCAGTAGGCCTGAGAACAGATGGCAAAAAGGAAGTCCTAGGATTATGGTTAGGTAAAAATGAATCTTCAGCCTTTTGGATGAGTGTTTTAACCGATATTAAAGCTCGAGGAACTCAAGATATACTTATCACAGCTACCGATAATTTAAATGGATTTACGGATACTATTAAAACTATTTTTCCGAAATCAACGACTCAAATTTGTGTTGTGCATCAAATAAGAAATTCGTGTCGTTACGTGGTCTGGAAGGACAAAAAGGAATTTACTCGTGACATGAAGCAAATCTATACTGCTCCTACAAAAGAAGCTGCCAAAGCTGCTTTAAATGACTTCAAAACTAAATGGGATTCTAAATATTCTTACGCCATTAAAAGTTGGGAAAATAATTGGGATGAGCTTACAGTATTCTTTGATTTTCCTATTGAAATAAGAACCATAATCTACACCACAAATCTTATAGAAAACCTAAATGGAAAGATACGGAAATACACAAAAAACAAACTCTCGTTTCCAACCGATGAAGCAGTTATGAAATCCGTGTTTTTAGCTTTGAGAGAAAGCACTAAAAAATGGACCATGCCAATCAGAAATTGGGGAGTGATACTAAATCAATTTTTAGCTATATTTGAAAACAGGATTAAGTTATAA
- a CDS encoding alpha-L-fucosidase — MVFKSQFQKIVKTVILSFILLFAVNMYSQNLKQKPINYTADWESLKQYEVPEWYKDLKFGIYFHWGPYSVPAYQTEWYSKWMYEEGHPVNKHHIETYGSLDKFGYKDFIPMFKAEKFDADVWADLFVKAGAQFAGPIAEHADGFAMWDSKLTTWDAKDMGPKIDVVGAMEKAIKARGLKFITTYHRHWLYAWFPTWDEKTDASNSKYEGLYGPKVPKGTFVMADTPTNPLPNAKFNQEWLDRLTELTTKYDPDIVWFDNKMDIIGEKYRQQFLANFYNQGLEKGKDVVVTYKFHDLEVGTAVLDLERSRMSEKKDFTWLTDDSIDWKAWSDIKDPDYKSTNRLIDFLVDVVSKNGAVLLNITPTAAGEIPSEVEKRLLQMGDWLRVNGEAIYKTRPWKIYGEGPAEVVEGHLSEHKNADNSSKDIRFTTKGETLYAIVLDWPTEVTRIKSLGIAAEQKIKSIELLGCNETIKWKQKNNELTIEPLSVKTGDYAFVYKIEFVK, encoded by the coding sequence ATGGTATTTAAAAGTCAATTTCAGAAGATAGTCAAAACAGTAATTTTAAGTTTTATCTTATTGTTTGCTGTAAATATGTATTCTCAGAATCTAAAACAGAAACCAATAAATTACACAGCAGATTGGGAATCGTTAAAACAATACGAAGTGCCAGAATGGTATAAGGATTTAAAATTTGGAATTTATTTCCATTGGGGACCTTATTCGGTTCCGGCTTATCAAACTGAATGGTATTCTAAGTGGATGTATGAAGAAGGGCATCCTGTAAATAAGCATCATATAGAAACATATGGATCTTTAGATAAATTTGGATATAAAGATTTTATTCCAATGTTTAAAGCAGAGAAGTTTGATGCAGATGTTTGGGCAGATTTATTTGTTAAAGCAGGGGCACAGTTTGCTGGTCCTATAGCAGAACATGCAGACGGTTTCGCGATGTGGGATAGTAAATTAACAACCTGGGATGCTAAAGATATGGGACCAAAAATAGATGTGGTTGGTGCAATGGAAAAGGCTATAAAAGCACGCGGATTAAAATTTATTACAACCTATCATCGTCATTGGTTATACGCATGGTTTCCTACTTGGGATGAAAAAACGGATGCTTCAAATTCTAAATATGAAGGTTTGTACGGGCCAAAGGTGCCTAAAGGTACTTTTGTAATGGCAGATACACCCACAAATCCATTACCCAATGCAAAATTTAATCAGGAATGGTTAGATCGATTAACAGAATTAACCACTAAATACGATCCTGATATTGTGTGGTTTGATAATAAAATGGATATTATAGGAGAGAAATATAGACAGCAATTTTTAGCAAATTTTTACAACCAAGGTTTAGAGAAAGGTAAAGATGTTGTTGTAACTTATAAATTTCATGATTTAGAAGTTGGTACGGCTGTATTAGATTTAGAGCGTTCTAGAATGAGTGAGAAAAAAGATTTTACTTGGCTTACAGATGATTCTATAGACTGGAAAGCATGGAGTGATATTAAAGACCCTGATTATAAAAGTACTAATAGACTTATCGATTTTTTGGTAGATGTTGTTAGTAAAAATGGAGCTGTATTATTAAATATAACACCTACAGCTGCAGGAGAAATTCCTTCAGAGGTTGAAAAGAGACTATTACAAATGGGAGACTGGTTACGCGTAAATGGCGAGGCTATATATAAAACACGTCCTTGGAAAATTTATGGAGAAGGACCTGCAGAAGTTGTTGAAGGCCATTTAAGTGAACATAAAAATGCAGATAATTCTTCAAAAGACATTAGATTTACTACAAAAGGAGAGACACTATACGCGATTGTTTTAGATTGGCCAACAGAAGTAACACGAATTAAATCTTTAGGGATAGCAGCAGAGCAAAAAATAAAGAGTATTGAATTGTTAGGATGTAATGAAACTATAAAATGGAAGCAAAAAAATAACGAATTAACAATAGAACCTTTATCAGTGAAAACTGGAGATTATGCCTTTGTGTATAAAATAGAATTTGTAAAGTAA
- a CDS encoding T9SS type A sorting domain-containing protein codes for MKQNFVLTSISILSFVSIHAQDWKDIPIPADPGIDKIWELQENVSDDFNYNFDASSEKSNFGDNKWYNFYHNSWDGPGTTYWKYNHVWVDGSDVNIRASRWNKTNEAAPVSPWPNKMNKPNDGINAACITSNNTVVFPVFVEASVSVANISLATDIWLLSPDDTQEIDIMECYGGADSNNAFFAKDIHLSHHSFIRQPLQDYQPRGKNTWYTRSDITTSWGDYCWNDGERKYVQIGVNWIGPKHFEYYVDGDLVRVLYDKASATKKGSTWYYTYPSMTNGKLDFDANGYQTENEYATETSYNFKTLEAASNTSIVSIIDPYNYQNGNGFTKPLDIIINVESQNWHVDAGRTPNDDLLNDPSKNTMKVDWLRVYKPSNKLNIETPNSGSSIKIYPNPADKELHIKSEHKLDSIKIYNALGVLVYQQSKPVEIIPLNHLNTGVYFTSITSNKSTIIKRIIVQH; via the coding sequence ATGAAACAAAATTTCGTTTTAACCTCTATTTCAATACTTTCTTTTGTCTCTATACATGCTCAAGATTGGAAAGATATTCCTATTCCTGCCGATCCTGGAATAGATAAAATTTGGGAACTTCAAGAAAATGTTTCAGATGATTTTAATTACAATTTCGATGCGTCTTCAGAAAAATCTAATTTCGGAGATAATAAATGGTATAATTTCTATCATAACAGTTGGGATGGACCAGGAACAACCTATTGGAAATATAACCACGTATGGGTCGATGGATCTGATGTAAATATTAGAGCTTCCCGATGGAATAAAACTAATGAAGCCGCTCCTGTCTCCCCTTGGCCAAATAAAATGAACAAGCCAAACGACGGGATTAATGCTGCATGTATCACTTCTAATAATACAGTAGTATTTCCTGTATTTGTAGAAGCTAGTGTAAGTGTTGCAAACATTTCACTAGCTACAGATATTTGGTTATTAAGTCCTGACGACACTCAAGAAATAGACATAATGGAATGCTATGGTGGCGCCGATAGCAACAATGCATTCTTTGCAAAAGACATCCATTTAAGCCATCATTCATTTATCCGTCAGCCTCTTCAAGATTACCAACCTAGAGGAAAAAACACCTGGTACACACGTAGCGACATCACAACATCTTGGGGTGATTATTGCTGGAACGATGGTGAAAGGAAATATGTTCAGATTGGTGTAAATTGGATTGGCCCAAAACACTTTGAATATTATGTAGATGGCGATTTAGTTCGAGTACTTTACGATAAAGCTAGTGCAACAAAAAAAGGAAGTACTTGGTATTATACGTATCCTAGTATGACCAATGGAAAGTTAGATTTTGATGCAAACGGCTATCAAACAGAAAATGAATATGCTACAGAAACGTCATATAATTTTAAAACCTTAGAAGCCGCTAGTAACACTTCTATAGTAAGTATTATAGATCCTTACAATTATCAAAATGGCAACGGATTTACCAAACCTTTAGATATTATTATAAATGTAGAATCTCAAAATTGGCATGTAGATGCAGGGCGAACTCCTAATGATGATTTATTAAACGACCCAAGTAAAAATACTATGAAAGTAGATTGGCTACGAGTTTATAAACCCTCGAACAAATTAAACATTGAAACGCCTAATTCAGGAAGCTCAATTAAAATCTATCCAAATCCTGCAGATAAAGAACTACACATTAAGAGTGAACACAAGCTAGACAGTATAAAAATATATAATGCCTTAGGCGTTTTAGTTTATCAACAATCAAAACCTGTAGAAATCATTCCTCTAAACCATTTAAATACTGGTGTCTATTTTACTTCTATAACGTCTAATAAATCAACAATTATTAAGCGTATTATTGTTCAGCATTAA
- a CDS encoding IclR family transcriptional regulator: MSKYKTPALEKGLDIIEYLSEKSIPQSQIEISLGLDKTANEIYRMLACLEDRGYISKSTSGKYSLTLKLYHLSHTHSPIDGLLRVAKPFMEDLSNATHQACHMSIIQFDKLMVVSQTKSPGPVSLSVEEGSLFPLIKTTSGRVLLANLNENERDSILKKSKDFNELDLKNQNELLQALQHIKKTGYDLKESELTLGVTDIAIAIGDVSSGIYASIAISSLTALSENNKSRDFFIQQLQKTAALINNILGV, encoded by the coding sequence ATGAGTAAATACAAAACACCTGCCCTTGAAAAGGGTTTAGATATCATAGAATATTTATCGGAAAAATCTATACCTCAATCTCAGATAGAAATTTCCTTAGGTTTAGATAAAACAGCAAATGAGATTTATCGAATGTTAGCTTGTCTTGAGGACCGAGGCTATATTAGTAAGAGTACTTCAGGAAAATATAGTTTAACGCTTAAATTATATCATTTATCACATACGCATAGTCCTATTGATGGTTTGTTGCGTGTGGCAAAACCGTTTATGGAAGACTTGTCAAATGCTACACATCAAGCTTGTCATATGAGTATTATACAATTTGATAAACTTATGGTAGTATCTCAAACAAAAAGTCCTGGCCCTGTATCGCTTTCTGTAGAAGAAGGGAGTTTGTTTCCATTGATAAAAACAACTTCTGGACGAGTTTTATTAGCTAATCTAAATGAGAATGAACGTGATTCTATTTTAAAAAAATCTAAAGATTTTAACGAATTAGATCTTAAAAATCAGAATGAATTATTGCAGGCGCTTCAGCATATAAAAAAAACAGGTTATGATCTTAAAGAGAGTGAGTTGACTTTAGGTGTTACTGATATAGCGATTGCAATAGGTGATGTGTCTTCTGGAATTTATGCTTCAATTGCGATCTCTAGTTTGACTGCGCTTTCTGAAAATAATAAATCTAGAGATTTCTTTATTCAACAGTTACAAAAAACGGCAGCATTAATAAACAATATATTAGGTGTTTAA
- a CDS encoding glycoside hydrolase family 2 protein, translated as MNKKILKLLTNITLGLLVSLSVFAQPNTTLSLEDSNQQIMDLSGTRWRFKMMAPGEGVKKGLHKLPAEDIETLVWNNAKVPGDVYTDLWKAGVIEDPHFGRNSVKAQWVQQYEWWYALQFSVTEGVENQMVNLVFEGVDYGCEVWLNGHYLGKHEGVFSKFSFNVNEYLRIHKSDFLKGRNMLVVKLDTPPQVNAFVAGKKTPWFGDYWRDITPIGIVAPVKLVRTGKVRFKDVYANNTINKDGSADVNLEITVENTNNIAKEFSFEAALNGKNFKMKEKKVTFKKTIQPGTHKIIQKIHLEDAKLWWPWDLGDQNLYIAKIAIKDGKLNQDINETTFGIREVTSKWNPGFIKDVDVTFPRSTYINGKFHFIRSACWGGPPNIFVGRTEKSDYKELIRLAKEMNMNNIRIFGWHPPEVPEFYQYCDEMGMTVWQDMIPLGTGNIPSDEKNLAEIFNEGVKVVVERRNHPSLIMMEGGEEMMFRTRDPKFGREFLERLGDSLQAYVNLPYVPDSPMTDHVGQQAGFKPKEAVHALRYFYDMGQWLHEDWYQTKADGYPIVPEFAITSVPSVESLKKFIPKDEMWPPGLSWGHHWADLTRLRMQNWDVFGSEMKGSLEEFVNATQDAQGIIFQNGIEHFRRDKPSLSGIALCHYITYGPDMKWAIVDNYRKPKNSYYFVQKAYQPLLVNFEFKKRRWDTKEAFVGNIWVINDLYKTFKDCNVKFEMKDDSGNVIASKNFSIDKIEENSAKSFFPINEKVLKSVKSKFFVNLELTDKSGKTISKNDYFFLIGDQKEATKHFNAWKEERLKSENENGGYGSYYHFFKEFTGEDGKRYESETQIPRAIGF; from the coding sequence ATGAATAAAAAAATATTAAAATTACTAACCAATATCACACTAGGACTATTAGTGTCATTAAGTGTATTCGCACAGCCTAATACAACTTTGTCTCTTGAAGATTCAAATCAGCAAATAATGGATTTGAGCGGAACAAGATGGCGATTTAAAATGATGGCTCCTGGCGAAGGAGTAAAAAAAGGACTACATAAATTACCCGCAGAGGATATTGAAACATTAGTTTGGAACAATGCAAAAGTACCGGGCGATGTTTATACAGATCTTTGGAAGGCTGGAGTAATCGAAGATCCTCATTTTGGAAGAAATAGTGTTAAAGCTCAATGGGTACAACAGTACGAATGGTGGTACGCATTACAATTTAGTGTTACTGAAGGTGTAGAAAACCAAATGGTCAACCTTGTTTTTGAAGGTGTAGATTATGGCTGCGAAGTTTGGTTAAACGGGCATTATTTAGGCAAACATGAAGGTGTATTTTCTAAATTTTCATTTAATGTAAACGAATATCTACGAATTCATAAATCCGATTTTCTTAAAGGTAGAAATATGTTAGTTGTAAAACTAGACACTCCACCACAGGTAAACGCCTTTGTTGCTGGAAAAAAAACACCTTGGTTTGGAGATTATTGGAGAGACATTACTCCAATAGGGATTGTAGCTCCAGTAAAATTAGTACGTACTGGAAAAGTAAGGTTTAAAGATGTATATGCTAATAATACTATAAATAAAGATGGTTCAGCCGATGTTAATCTTGAGATTACCGTTGAGAACACCAATAATATTGCTAAAGAATTTTCTTTTGAAGCGGCGCTTAATGGTAAAAACTTCAAAATGAAAGAGAAAAAAGTCACTTTTAAAAAAACCATTCAACCTGGAACTCATAAAATAATTCAGAAAATACATTTAGAAGATGCCAAGTTATGGTGGCCTTGGGACTTAGGTGACCAGAATTTATACATCGCTAAAATAGCCATTAAGGATGGTAAGTTAAATCAAGACATCAACGAAACTACTTTCGGTATTCGTGAAGTGACTTCAAAATGGAATCCTGGTTTTATAAAAGATGTAGATGTTACCTTCCCTCGTTCAACTTATATCAATGGAAAATTTCATTTTATTCGTTCTGCATGTTGGGGAGGACCACCAAACATTTTTGTTGGTAGAACTGAAAAAAGCGACTACAAAGAATTAATCCGTTTGGCCAAAGAAATGAATATGAACAATATTCGAATTTTTGGATGGCACCCACCAGAAGTCCCTGAGTTTTATCAATATTGTGACGAAATGGGGATGACTGTTTGGCAAGACATGATTCCATTAGGTACAGGTAATATTCCTTCTGATGAAAAAAACCTAGCCGAAATATTTAACGAAGGAGTTAAAGTAGTTGTGGAACGTAGAAATCACCCGTCCCTAATTATGATGGAAGGTGGTGAAGAAATGATGTTTCGTACTCGTGACCCAAAATTCGGACGTGAATTTTTAGAACGTTTAGGCGATTCTTTACAAGCTTATGTAAACTTACCTTATGTTCCAGATTCACCAATGACTGATCATGTTGGACAACAAGCAGGCTTTAAACCAAAAGAAGCGGTTCATGCTTTACGTTACTTTTACGATATGGGGCAATGGCTACATGAAGATTGGTACCAAACCAAAGCAGATGGTTACCCTATAGTACCTGAATTCGCGATTACTTCTGTACCTTCTGTAGAAAGTTTAAAGAAATTTATTCCAAAGGACGAAATGTGGCCTCCAGGCTTAAGTTGGGGACATCATTGGGCAGATTTAACCCGTTTACGCATGCAAAATTGGGATGTCTTTGGTAGTGAAATGAAAGGATCTTTAGAAGAATTTGTAAATGCAACACAAGATGCACAAGGGATAATTTTCCAAAATGGAATTGAACATTTCCGCCGAGACAAACCAAGTTTAAGCGGTATTGCATTGTGTCATTACATCACTTACGGACCAGATATGAAATGGGCTATTGTGGACAATTACAGAAAACCTAAAAACTCATATTATTTTGTTCAAAAAGCTTATCAACCACTTTTAGTGAATTTTGAATTTAAAAAACGTCGTTGGGACACTAAAGAAGCCTTTGTAGGTAACATATGGGTCATTAATGATTTGTATAAAACTTTCAAAGATTGTAATGTAAAGTTTGAAATGAAAGACGATTCTGGAAACGTAATCGCAAGCAAAAATTTCTCAATTGACAAGATTGAAGAAAACAGTGCTAAATCATTCTTTCCTATCAACGAAAAAGTTTTAAAATCGGTGAAATCTAAGTTTTTTGTCAACCTAGAATTAACAGATAAAAGCGGCAAAACAATTTCTAAAAATGATTACTTCTTCTTAATTGGTGATCAAAAAGAAGCAACGAAACATTTTAACGCTTGGAAAGAAGAACGTCTTAAATCTGAAAACGAAAATGGCGGATATGGTTCATATTACCACTTCTTTAAAGAGTTTACAGGTGAAGACGGAAAACGTTACGAGAGTGAAACTCAAATCCCAAGAGCTATAGGATTTTAA
- a CDS encoding ABC transporter substrate-binding protein, whose protein sequence is MKQEKIQLKGITWDHSRGFTSAVATAQRFHELNPNIEITWEKRSLQAFADEPIDKLAARYDLLIIDHPWAGFAARTGVIIPLNEHLPKAFLDDQAANSVGKSHESYCFDGYQSALAIDAATPVAASRPDLLNRLGKKLPQTWDDLIALAKDGLVAIPGIPQDTLMSFYMICCTLGEDVALTKDYFVSESIGIKALNILRDLGQYINPSCYDMNPIKVYEAMTRTDKFAYSPFAYGYTNYSKRGYADYILKYHDTVALEGEHLITTLGGTGLAISSSSKHKEAALAYAEYMASPKIQKTVFFDYGGQPGHREAWLDTTNNFNALDYFKDTLPTLDRAFLRPRYHGHMYFQDNAGAPIREFMKNGGDAKHVLNGLNNLYIESLKI, encoded by the coding sequence ATGAAACAAGAAAAAATACAATTAAAAGGGATTACCTGGGATCATAGTCGAGGTTTTACATCGGCAGTTGCCACGGCACAACGTTTCCACGAGTTAAATCCGAATATAGAAATCACATGGGAAAAACGCTCGTTACAAGCTTTTGCCGATGAGCCAATTGATAAGCTTGCAGCACGCTACGATTTACTAATTATAGACCACCCATGGGCAGGTTTTGCAGCCCGAACTGGCGTTATTATCCCCTTAAACGAACATTTACCAAAAGCATTTTTAGATGACCAAGCAGCGAATTCCGTAGGAAAATCACACGAAAGTTATTGTTTTGATGGGTACCAAAGTGCATTAGCTATTGATGCAGCCACACCCGTTGCGGCTAGCAGACCAGATTTATTAAACAGACTAGGAAAAAAATTACCCCAAACTTGGGACGATTTAATCGCTTTAGCAAAAGATGGCTTAGTAGCCATTCCGGGAATTCCTCAAGACACCCTAATGAGTTTTTATATGATTTGTTGCACTCTTGGTGAAGATGTGGCACTTACAAAAGACTATTTTGTTTCAGAAAGCATCGGGATAAAAGCATTAAACATCCTTAGAGATTTAGGACAATATATTAATCCGTCTTGCTACGATATGAACCCGATTAAGGTTTACGAAGCCATGACCCGCACCGATAAATTTGCCTATTCGCCATTTGCTTACGGCTACACAAATTACTCGAAACGCGGTTATGCCGATTATATTTTAAAATACCATGACACGGTTGCTTTGGAAGGCGAACATTTAATTACCACTTTAGGCGGTACCGGTTTAGCCATTTCTTCTAGCTCGAAACACAAAGAAGCTGCTTTAGCTTACGCGGAATATATGGCGTCTCCTAAAATTCAAAAAACGGTATTTTTTGATTACGGCGGGCAACCAGGACACAGAGAAGCTTGGTTAGATACTACGAATAATTTCAATGCATTAGATTATTTTAAAGATACTTTACCAACTTTAGATAGAGCCTTTTTAAGACCACGCTACCATGGGCACATGTATTTTCAAGATAATGCTGGAGCACCCATTCGTGAATTCATGAAAAACGGTGGCGATGCGAAACACGTTTTAAATGGGCTAAATAACTTGTATATTGAATCTCTAAAAATATAA
- a CDS encoding CaiB/BaiF CoA transferase family protein: MDLPLKGITVLEFSQFMAGPSAGLKMADLGARVIKIERPGTGEAGRQIALKNIFIDESSMVFHTANRNKQSYAANLKDPEDLEKIKKLIAQADVMTHNFRPGVMEKIGLDYDTVSAINNKIIYGVVSGYGPVGPWAKKPGQDLLIQSLSGFVNLTGNKADDPTATGLATSDIFTGVHLVQGILASLIARNRTGKGAKVEVSLLESTLDIQFELLTTYLNDGEKLPKRAKKGNAHVYLDAPYGIYQTKDGHISIALTPLDELVKSINLRLPEAFQNPSVWYTKRDDIMAYLQEQLIKETSAHWLSIFESLDFRVSEVFDYKTLLNHEGYKVLQMDQEVETSDGISMKTTRCPIRIDGNRIFNKKSAPKVGEDNALIEKEFNLS; this comes from the coding sequence ATGGACTTGCCGTTAAAAGGTATTACAGTATTGGAGTTTTCTCAGTTTATGGCAGGTCCATCAGCAGGGTTAAAAATGGCCGATTTAGGCGCGCGGGTTATTAAAATTGAACGTCCAGGCACTGGAGAAGCAGGGCGACAAATTGCTCTTAAAAACATATTTATTGATGAGAGCTCTATGGTGTTTCATACGGCAAACCGGAATAAACAATCTTATGCAGCCAATTTAAAAGATCCAGAAGATTTAGAAAAAATTAAAAAATTAATCGCTCAGGCGGATGTTATGACCCATAATTTCCGCCCAGGCGTTATGGAGAAAATAGGCTTGGATTACGATACCGTTTCTGCAATTAATAATAAAATAATATACGGCGTCGTATCTGGATATGGCCCTGTAGGTCCTTGGGCAAAAAAACCAGGACAAGATTTATTAATTCAGTCCTTATCTGGATTTGTTAATCTAACAGGAAACAAAGCAGATGACCCCACAGCCACAGGACTAGCAACTTCTGATATTTTTACGGGCGTACATTTAGTACAAGGAATTTTAGCATCACTTATTGCAAGAAACCGTACTGGTAAAGGAGCAAAAGTGGAAGTGAGTTTATTAGAATCTACTTTAGATATTCAGTTTGAATTGTTAACAACGTATCTGAACGATGGTGAAAAACTACCAAAAAGAGCTAAAAAAGGAAATGCTCATGTGTATTTAGATGCACCTTATGGCATTTACCAAACAAAAGATGGCCACATAAGTATTGCGCTAACACCCTTAGATGAATTAGTAAAATCGATAAATTTAAGACTTCCTGAAGCTTTTCAAAATCCTAGTGTTTGGTATACAAAACGCGATGACATCATGGCGTATTTACAAGAACAGCTCATCAAAGAAACCTCAGCACATTGGTTATCAATTTTTGAATCTTTAGATTTTAGAGTTTCAGAGGTATTCGATTATAAAACGCTTTTAAATCACGAAGGCTACAAAGTACTTCAGATGGATCAAGAAGTTGAAACGTCCGATGGTATTTCAATGAAAACCACGCGTTGCCCCATCCGAATTGATGGAAACCGCATTTTCAATAAAAAATCGGCACCAAAAGTAGGCGAAGACAATGCGTTAATAGAAAAAGAATTTAATCTAAGTTAA
- a CDS encoding CaiB/BaiF CoA transferase family protein, with amino-acid sequence MQKPLEGILVVDFSQYLSGPSASLRLTDLGARVIKIEKPETGDLCRGLHFSNLVMNGESSMFHAINRNKQSYAANMKADDEREKVYQLIRQADVLIHNFRPGVVEKLGIDFETIKTINPEIVYAELSGYGKEGVWKDKPGLDLLLQSLSGLTQLNGNDGAGPVPIGLAVVDILSGAHLAQGILACLHRKVTTGKGGRVEVSMLESALEYQFESITCFFRDGGQPTVRPKSNSAHAYLGAPYGVYATKNGAIALAMGSIPFIGGLIGCEALSKYETPESWFNQRDEIKYILAKHLATKDTKIWLAVLEPADIWCAEIMNWKTLMDQEAFKILEMIQEVNMSDGYTYKTTRCPIQINGEWLTSEIGSPVLGEHNEKINKELAS; translated from the coding sequence ATGCAAAAACCATTAGAAGGCATATTAGTTGTAGACTTTAGCCAGTATTTATCTGGACCTTCAGCAAGTTTAAGATTGACTGATTTAGGTGCAAGAGTTATCAAAATAGAAAAACCAGAAACTGGAGATTTGTGTCGTGGATTGCATTTTTCGAATCTGGTCATGAATGGTGAATCTTCCATGTTTCATGCCATCAACAGAAATAAGCAAAGTTACGCAGCTAACATGAAAGCTGATGATGAACGCGAAAAAGTCTATCAATTAATTCGTCAAGCCGATGTTTTAATTCATAATTTTAGACCAGGGGTTGTCGAAAAATTAGGCATTGATTTTGAAACCATAAAAACTATAAATCCTGAAATTGTTTATGCTGAATTATCAGGTTATGGCAAAGAAGGCGTTTGGAAAGATAAACCCGGACTAGATTTATTATTACAATCCCTTTCAGGATTAACACAGTTAAACGGAAACGATGGCGCAGGCCCTGTCCCTATTGGATTAGCTGTGGTAGATATTTTATCTGGTGCCCATTTAGCCCAAGGTATTTTAGCCTGTTTACACAGAAAAGTAACTACGGGTAAAGGTGGTCGCGTTGAAGTGAGTATGTTGGAATCTGCCTTAGAATATCAATTTGAATCGATTACCTGTTTCTTTAGAGACGGCGGACAACCAACAGTACGACCAAAAAGCAATTCGGCACACGCTTATTTGGGCGCGCCATACGGTGTTTACGCGACTAAAAATGGTGCAATTGCTTTAGCCATGGGATCTATTCCTTTTATTGGAGGCTTAATAGGTTGCGAAGCGTTATCAAAATACGAAACGCCAGAAAGTTGGTTCAATCAACGAGATGAAATTAAATACATCCTTGCTAAACACCTCGCTACAAAAGATACTAAAATTTGGTTGGCCGTTTTAGAACCTGCCGATATTTGGTGTGCCGAGATCATGAATTGGAAAACACTCATGGATCAAGAAGCTTTTAAAATTTTAGAGATGATTCAGGAAGTAAACATGTCCGATGGCTACACCTATAAAACCACACGTTGCCCCATTCAAATTAATGGCGAATGGTTAACGTCGGAAATTGGGAGTCCCGTTTTAGGCGAACACAATGAAAAAATCAATAAAGAATTAGCATCGTAA